Genomic DNA from Halomonas sp. BDJS001:
CCGCAATTAATGCGGCGATCAGATTTTCCAGCAGGCTAGCGAAGCGGCGCATTACCCGCATCAAGGCGGTATCTTCCGCCATCGGCTGCGCCAGTGGAGGTGGATTCATTACTCCAATACCTCGGCTTGGTCGGTCAGCGCGAGCAGTTGCTCTAACTGCTCCTGGCTAAAGTCACCACGCTCAACAAAGTGCTCCCAGACAGGAACGACGGCATCTACGAAGCCTTGGCGGTGTTCGTCGGCGATGTCATTAATGCTCATGTGCTCGCCCAGTGTTTCGAGGTAGTTGGCTTCAGAAGCTAGCCAAATTTCGTTGGAGCGGGTCATCGTTTCCTGAGCGACGTCGTCGACAATCAACTGCAGCTCTTCAGGTAGCTGGTCGTACCACTGGGCGCTGATAAAGAAGGGATCAGGATGGATTTGCCAGTTCAGTAATGACATGTACTCCTGAGCTTCATGGAATTTCATATCGGCGATATTGGAGGGCGGGTTTTCTTGCCCATCGACCACGCCGGTGCGTAGCGCCATATAGGTTTCGGTGTAAGGCACTTGCTGGGGGGAGGCTCCCAGCGCTTCAAACGCCCGCAGTGTAGGGGCCAGTGGCGGGGTACGAATCTTCAAGCCACGGAGGTCATCCACTTGATTAACGGCGCGAACGTTATTGGTTAACTGGCGCATACCACCTGCAACGCCGGTCACCGGTATGTGCAACTGACTTTCACGTGCGCCTTCATTAATGGCCTGGCCAAGCTCACCTTCCATAACGTCAATGGCCTGTTCTGGTGTGGTGAACAAGAACGGCATGGTATAGATCAGGTAGGCGGGGTTAGCTTGGGCAAACAAGCCACCGCGATAGCCCTGAATAAGCCCCATTTGGACTTGCTGGAGTACATCCTCCTCCTTCCCCAGGGTGCCATTGAAATAGAGTTCGACGGCGATACGCCCATCACTGCGCTCTTCAAGTGCTTCTTTGAAGTAGCGCATGGACTCAGAGCGCGGCGCCTCATCGGTTTGCGAATGAGCGTACTTGAAGGTGAAATCGGCAGCTTGAAGCGATGTGGTGAAGCCAATCGCGAGGCTGGCCATCATTAAGTGAGTTAGGCGCATGGAAGGTTCTCCGTTTTATTGTGATGTTTTTGTTGCGATGCGATGTTTGTGATGCGATGGTTGTTTTCTCAAATATAAAATCTGTTTTTATATTTGATGCAAGGCCAAGCTTAACGTCATTCCTGTGTAGGTCAATGCTTGGGCTATGCGACATTGGTCGCGATGCGTATTTTCGGTACAGAGAAAGAGAGGGGGGTTATAAGCACGCAGGCGGTATCGTCGGCAGGCACGAAAAACATGCCTGTCGAGAGCGGACCTTGGAGAGTTGCTTAGCGGCGGTTAATTAGTTAACCAAGCAACCGCGATCAGAAGTGTAGGCGCGCAATGGCGGCGGGAAGCTCGCTGGCATGGTGGATACCAATCGCCCCTTCGGGGGTGAGCTCTTCATTAGGGAAGTGGTTGAGGTGAATCACGTGCATGCCCGCCGCCAAGCCAGCTTCCACGCCTACCGCCGCATCATCGATCACTACGCATTGCTGAGGGGCATGGCCCATAGCGGCGGCGGCCTTACGATATAGCTCGGGGTCGGGTTTCCAGACGTTAAGGGTATAGGCGCTAAATAGCTTGTCGGCAAAATGGTGGCCAAGCTCGGTGCTCTCCAGTGCACAGCGAATTTTGCGCTCGGGGCCATTTGAGACCACGGCCTTGGGGTGGCTGCTTAACTGTTCCAGCGCGGCGACCATACCAGGAATCGCCACCAGTTCGGCACGCATACGAGCTTCCATACGCGCTCGCATACCTGCCTCAAGCTGTGGAAAGGCGTCTTCTGCCAACGCCTGGAAGCGCTTTTCCAGAGTTTGTACGATAGTCTGGAAACGTACCCCGCGAAACTCATCCATATATTGCCGTGCTGAGAAAGGTAAACCGAATTCGGGCAGAATCTCGCCCATTACCTCGGCAAGCAGTATTTCGCTATCCACCAGGGTGCCATCGCAGTCAAACAGTAGGCAGAGAGGCGCGGCGGTGTGCTTCATTGATAGGTTTCCTCGTTGACTAAGCTGATAGGGCGTTCACCCTGGAGCGCCAGGCGGATATTGTCCACCGCCCGTTGGGCCATGGCGTCACGGGTTTCATGGGTGGCAGAGCCGATATGGGGCAGGGCGACCACATTAGGCATCTGCGGCAGTGGGGATGAGGCGGGTAGCGGCTCCTGCTCGAATACATCCAGCCCGGCGGCTTGAATAACGCCCTTTTCCAGGGCGTGTATCAACGCGCTTTCATCGACCACTTTACCGCGAGCAATATTGATAAAAATGCTGGAAGGCTTCATCAGCGCGAACTCTTGGGCGCCGATCAAACGTTCGGTTTCGGCGGTAAGCGGCACAGTGACACAGACAAAATCGGCCTCGGCCAACAGCTCGTTGAGTTCGCGGCGCTGGGCTCCCAGTTCTTTTTCCAGGGTAGGCTTAGGGGAGGCGTTGGAGTAGAGTACCCGCATGCCAAAGCCCAGGGCCCCGCGCCTGGCAACGGCCTGGCCAATACGGCCAAATCCCACCATGCCCAGGGTTTTGCCATGTATATCGCTGCCAAACAACGCCGGGCCAATACTCGCCTGCCACTTGTCTGCTTTGACCCACTCGGCTAATTCAACCACTCGTCGCGCGGTGGTCATAATGAGTGCAAAACCGGTATCGGCGGTGGTTTCGGTCAGCACATCCGGCGTATTGCACAGCATAATGCCGCGCTTGGTCAGTTCACCAACCGGGATGTTGTCGTAGCCAACCGAGATGGTGGCAATGACGTTCAGGTTTGGCGCTGCGTCCAGCAACTGGGGGGTAATCGCCAGGCCAGAGCCAATAATGCCGTGTGCCTCCGCTAACAGAGCGCGATTTTCAGGGGCATCAAGGGCGGTGGTTTTCGGCAGTACAGCCACTTCAAACAGATCGCGAAGCTCAGCCAACTGAGCATCGCTGAGTCGTCCTTGAACCACTAGGCGTTTTTTCATTGTTATCTCCTTGGTGAAAATCCTGTTATGGAAAGCCTGTCATTAAACTCCAGCTAATAAAAGCAAGGGAGGTACATCAGGCTGGGTAGAGCTCGGCTTCAAGCGCTTGTAGACGTTCGCGATTTGGTAGGCCTTCCATATCTCCCACCACCTGGATAGCCTGGGCGCCAATTAAGTTGCCGCGTTGGGCTGCCTGGCGAGCCGTACCACCGTCCAGCAGCGCACTGATGACACCGACGGCAAAACCATCTCCTGCACCGACGGTGTCCACCACCTCAGCGACAGGGCAGCCGGTCACCGTAAAGCTCTCTTCTTGTCCATCCAGGTTGCCACGGTAATAGCTGCCTTCCGGCCCCAGCTTGATGATCACTGCGGAAGCGCCTTGATCCAGATAATAGCCTGCTATGTCGTAAGGCGTCTTTTGCCCGGTGAGCAGTTGGCCCTCGGAAAGCCCTGGTAGAACCCAGTCGGCAAGGCTGGCGAGCTCATTAAGGGTCGAGCGCATTACGTTTTCGCTGGGCCAAAGTGACGGCCGCAAATTGGGGTCAAAGGAGATGGTAGCGCCGTGGGCGCGGGCCTGTTCCATCAAGTGATGGCTAAGCTGGCAGGCGCTCTCAGATAACGCCGGAGTAATGCCCGTTGCGTGAAGGTGGTTCAGCGCCTGAAAGTCGACATTTCGGGCATCGTCAATAGTGAGATGGCTGGCGGCACTGCCACGTCTGAAATATTCGACTCGCGGGTCGGCGCCGTCCTGGGCGCGCTCTTTAAAGAGCAGCCCGGTGGGGTGCTCTGAATCGGCATGAATATAGCGGTCATCGATACCTTCTGCCGTTAAAGCCGCCTGGATAAACTCGCCGAAGCTATCGGTGCCCACTCGGCTTAACCAGCCCACGTGAAAACCCAGCCTTGAGAGGCCGATAGCGACATTGTTATCGGCACCGGCCAAGCGCCGGTGAAAATGCTCAATGCTGGATAAACCGCCCGGCGTTTCCGCCACAAACATGGCCATGGCTTCGCCAAAGGTAAGAATTTCGGGTGGGCTGGAAATAGGGTGGGGCATGCTCATTACTCTCTTTATGCTGTCTTTGTGCTGTTTATTATCATTCAATGGGAACGATACCATTTTTGCGACTCTTTTCTAGCGGTGACTTAAAAATTAGCGCTGGGTAGAGCCTCGTTCAATCAGGGTGGGGGCAAAACTTAGCGTGGTCGGCAGCGCCGATGTATGTGGCGCAATGCGATGCATTAAGCACTCAACCGCCGTTTTGCCGATCACATCGGTGGGCTGGGCAAGCGTGGTAATACCGGGAGGCACCAAGGCGCACCAATCGAGCTCATCAATTCCCATCAAGCCTACCTTGCCAAGCGGTAAGCCCAACTGCTGAAAAAGGCGAGTGACCGCTAGGGTGGCATTGCCGTTACCACACAAAACGGCACAAGCGTGCTGTTGTTGGGCGGTTAAAAAGTCGCTTAGCGTTTGCTGCGATGCCTTGTCGTTGGCGGTGGCAAGCAGCAATGTCGCTTGATGCAGGCCTCGCTGTTCGGCAGCTTGGTGAAATCGCGACAAACGCCTTTGTCGCGTGCTTGACCGCTCTGGCGCTTCGCTAACATACAGCACGGCTTGGTAGCCCTGGACGCACAAGTGTTCGAGCGCCATATCAATGGCCAGGTGGTTATCGAGTCCAACCACTTCTGCTTGCACATGGTCGACTTCCCGATCCAGCAGCACGATAGGGGTACCCTGGCGGGTAAAGGTGTGCAGCTGGCGCTCGGGGCTGCCGGAGGCATTCACCACCAGCCCTTCCACTTGGTACGCACCAAGGAGGTCTAAGTGCTGGTGCTCCTGGCCCGGGTCATTGTCGGTATTACACACCACCAGCGAGTAGCCGTATTGGCGGCACGCTTGCTCGACACCGTGAGTGATGGCAACGGAAAATGGGTTGCGGATATCGGCAACTAACATGCCTATTAATTTAGAGCGGCCCCCTTTTAGCCCGCGTGCCATTTGATTCGGCTGGTAGCCAAGGGTGCCTGCCGCATGGGCGATGCGCGCCTGAAGAGAGGGCGAGAGCCGGTCTCGCTCTTCGCCAAAATAGCGCGATACGCTGGTTTTAGAGGCACCCGCGAGGCGGGCTACTTCAATAATGGTGGAACGGCGGGAGATCGAAGGCATAAACCACTTAAGGTAATGGTATCGGTTCCATTTTGAGCAATCCTATATGGCTTAGCAACGACTTTTGAGAATAGTTGTCGTTGAGCACGGTTAAGCCTCGTTATGCTTTTTTCATGCTCACATTGTAATCGCTTGGATTAACCGTGCCTTCTAGTCGCCCAATCTGGTTAAAATCGTTACTAGACAGCACTGTATCAATGGAAGTGTCCTTAAAAGCCAAATTTTTAACAACGTCTACTTTGCAAGGCATCCCCTTTGCATCTACATCTACAATCCAGGCTAGAAAACCGTTTGAAAACCTAGCCAGGCTACCGATAGGGTAGAGGCCAAAGTGTTGGATATATTCAACCAGCAATGACTTTTCATACGCCTCAGGGCGGCTATTGACCCACCGGTAGGCATCCAGAGGTTGCTGTGGGTGCTGTCCATTGCGTTCATGGGTCAGCTTGTTGATTATTTTGATAACACTCATTAAACGGACAACGTCTGATAACGCTTCTGCCTGTATGCTCTTGGGGTAGCCGCTGCCATCAAGCCGCTCGTTTGCATTGAGAATAATGTCGCTGCACGTTGGGCTGGGTGTCCAGTCAAGAGCCGAAAGTTTTTTGCTAAGGGCATCTACATGCTGCTTGAGTATCTCCGCGTGTGACGGCGACATGTGGATTTTCAGTGAGGGTAACTGTTCACTAATGAGTAGTGGTTTACCCATGGTATGAAGTAAGGCGCCCGCTACTGCCTCCCGCGTTTTGTAGGCATAAGGGTCACGGCTAATCAGCATCATGGCGAGCTGGCTAGCGACTTGGGTAGCGTGGCGTACCCACTCTGGCTCATCGTGCAAATACGTTAGCGCATACTGTAGGGCTTTGAGGTCATGGTTGACCATATACAGAATGCTATCTACACACTCATATAAAATTTCATCGGGTAATAAATGTTTATTTTTCATAAACATCAACATGATTTGGAGCTGCTGAGCTATTTCGAGTACACCCCGCAGTAAGGGCGGATGCTGGGCACTTACAAGTTGATCATGCTCTTCTTGATGCTGCATTTTTTTCTCTTGCGCATTGGCTATAAACAGTTTTGACCTTGCCCTTGAGCTATGCTGCGTGCCCGAGCGTAGAGCGGCTTCGAATTCAGCTTCAGAAACGTAATGGAAGAGCGTTTCCATTGAAGCCGGGCTCATATCAAGGAACTCTATGCCAACGGCGGCATGGCCGTGATGGCCAAACGGGCGCATATGACGTATGCGTCCTTGGGTATTAAATGCCTCTCCATTTGGAAATTTTAGCGTTACCCTTGGCAGTAGCTGATCCACAGCAAGCGCAATGCTATCTTCGAGACGCACATCCACCATACAGCCGCCCACAGAAAGGTTACGCACTTTTCCCTCAATATTGAGCTCGTGGGCAAACACTTCGAGATAAACACGGGCGTGCATGCCAAGCACGAAAGGGACTCTCAGGGCACCACGGTTATCGGAAGAAAAGATGGAATTGGGTAGTTGGCACTCTAGATGGTAAGTATGGGTGCCTATTTGAATGATATGAGCAGGAACATGCTCAATATTATAAATTTCTTCAGCATCATGCCCATGTCGCGAAGTCTCTATATCAAACGAGATGGTATCGTTATTTAGGTAAGGAGAGAGCGAAAGGCCCGCGTACTGTATCTCTAAGGTGATTTTTCTATTATCGGGCTCAACTTTAATCGCTGTCGCCTCAATGGATTGAGCAGCTTCCTTAGAAAAAATCGTAATGGTGTGTTCTTTATTGAACAGCGATTTAATTATTTGGCTGATAGTATTTTGAGTGGTTGTGTCAATAAGCATATTAATTCCACCATTGTATTGTTTTTGTAAGAAAAGGTGATTTTTCTTTATTGGTATTTATCAACACCTATAGGAAATATTTACAATAATTTTAGTACATTAGCTAGCATTCCAGGAATATTTGCAAACACAAGTCGATAAATTTTATTTATATTTTTGTGTGTTTTGATGATTTTTTATTTTCATGGCTTGGGCATAAATGACATTATCCTTCGGGGCGTAGGCTAGCGCTTTTGAGCATTAAGGGAATTACCCGTGTTCGATGCTGTCACTAGGCGCCGCTTTGCTGGAGTGGTGGGAGGAGGTAGACATGCTCTGGCTGCTAGGCTAAGAGAAATATAAGGCGACTAACATGCATCTTGACGAGTACCAGCAGTATGACGCGATGGGCTTAGCCGAGCTAATCCGTTGCCGTGAAGTCAGTCAGGAGGAGGTGTTTGAAGCGGCCCTAACGGCTATTGAGAAGCTTAATCCTTCATTAAATGCTTTGGTAAGAACGCGTTACGAGCGTGCCCGACAAGAGAGTCAAAAACTCCCGACTGATACCCTATTCGGCGGAGTGCCCACCTTAAGTAAAGATCTGTTGATGGGCCTAGCTGGTGAGCCACTGGCCTTCGGAAGCGCATCTCTATCCCTGTGGTGCCCCAAGGAAGATGCGTTACTGATTCAGCGTGCAAGAGCCGCTGGCTTGGTAATAGTAGGGCAGACAGCTACCCCTGAACTTGGTTTGATGGGCATTACTGAGCCGAAAGCTTATCCGCACCCCCAAAACCCTTGGCGGGCTGGGTACTCGCCTGGAGGCTCCAGTGGTGGGGCCGCGTCAGCAGTGGCGGGGGGAATCGTACCCATGGCCCTCGCCGGGGATGGTGGAGGCTCTATTCGTATTCCTGCCAGCTATTGTGGGTTGTTTGGTTTTAAGCCTTCGCGGGGCCGGGTTCCCCTCGCGCCTGCTCATGGTGAGGTATGGCAAGGTGCGGTCATTGAGCATGCAGTGACGCGTAGCGTTCGCGATAGCGCCGCCCTCCTTGAACACACCAACGGTATGGCGGCGTCGGGGCCCTATCCGGTGCCGAGGGAAACCGGCTATGTGGCAGCGTTGTCGGTTCCGCCTCCACCGTTACGCATTGCCGTCTCGCTGGGTGAGCCGTTAAGCCGAGGCTTGGGAACGACATTAAGCTGTGATGTTCGCTTGGCGGTTGAGAAGGCGGCTAAGGCGCTGGCAGCGATGGGGCACGAGGTCGAGTGGTGTGACCCCCCGGTTGATGGAGAGGCGCTAGCGGATAGTTATCTCACCCTTTACTTGGGCCATTTGGCCGCGGATCTTGCATGGGTAAGTCAGCAAACCGGGGTGCCAGTCCGCAAGCTCGCTATTGAGCCTTCAACCCGCGCCATTGGTCGATTGGGAGCAAAGCTTTCCGCGCGTGACTATGAGCTGGCGAAACGTTACTGGCATGTGGCGGCCGAGCAGATGAGTCTGTTTCATCAGCGCTATGATGCCATGGTGATGCCAGTAACTGCAGATTCAGCCCCAGAGATTGGCGAGCTATACCCTTCAGAAGCGCGAGAGCGGATGATGGGGCTGTTGGCAATTCCAGGGCTACCAGCGTTGGCGTTGAGGGCGGGAATGTTAAAACGGTTGGCGGTAGACGCGCTCAGCCGTACGCCGTTTACCCAGCTAGCCAATCTCACCGGGCAGCCTGCCATGTCAGTGCCTATGCATATTGGCACCAATGGTTTGCCGGTGGGTGTTCAGGTGGTGGGCCGCCTTGGGGAGGACAAACAGTTGCTTCAGCTTGCTGCTGCCATGGAGCAGTACGATGAGTGGCAGCACTGCTTACCCCAGCAGGCGTTTCGCGTGCAAGCAGGGTAAACTACGCCGCTTTGATGCGACGCTTGGTCTTTTGCATGCACCCCAACGATAAATTGATAAATTCCGACTTTAAAAGCTATGAATTAACCCAGGCTGGCGATCGCTATTTTGATGGTTTAGCCGATAAGTTTTCGCGTTCGCTCTACCAAGCGCCGCGGGGCGAACTGCGTTTAGCCATGCTGAACCATCTGTTGCCGCAAATGCTTACTTTGAGCCACCAGAAAGCGCTCGATGTGGGGGGTGGCCTGGGGCAGCAGGCGGCATGGTTGGCTGAGCGAGGGCACCGGGTAACGATGGCTGAGCCTTCAGCGGATATGCTGAACTACGCCAAAACCTGGCATCGGGACGCTAAAACGTTACCGGAAGGGGCCATTACCTACCTGCAGGTGCCGCTGCAACAGTTAGCCCAGCATGCCCCAGGCCCATGGCCGCTGATTACCTGCCATGCAGTGTTGGAGTGGTTAGGTGACCCCCAGGCGGCGCTGACCACCTTGAGTGATTTATTGGCACCAGGCGGCCAGCTCAGCTTGATGGTGTTTAACCGCGATGCGCTGCGCTTCTCCAATGCGGTCAAAGGTAATCTTGAAAAGGCGCTGAGTGATCGTTTGGCAGGGAAGGGCAAACGCCAGCGATTGACGCCTATTTCGCCCGTTAGTCACGCCGAGATTGAGCAGTGGAGTGCGGATAACGGCTTAGTGTTAGACGCAGTCGCCGGTATCCGCGTCTTTCAAGATTACTTGCGTCAACCCCCTGCCACGCCCGCAGAAACGGAAACGCTGCTGGCACTGGAGAAGCAGTACTGTCGCCATGACCCCCACTGGCGGCTGGGGCGCTACCTGCTTTATACCTTAATTAAACCGGAGATCGTTGAATGAGTGCCCAAGCCCCAGCGTGCCAGCTGTTAGAGCGCCAAAAAGATCACTACGCATCGCTGTGGGTGATTGGCCCCCCCGTGGATGGCTGGCTGATTGATCAAACGGTGGGGGTGGTAAGCGGCGATTTTGACGTACTGCGTGAGTGGCAGGCGAAAGGCAAGCAGGCCCGAACGCCTTTTGATTTGACGGGTGACAAGCCCTTCGGCAAAGAGCTTGTGCTGTTTTGGCCGAAGGCGCACCAGTTAGGTATTTGGTGGCTCAAGTGGTTATGTGAGCAGCTACCTGAAGGAACACCCATTGAAATTGTCGGTGAACATCAAGGGGGTATCAAACGCGTTCCCAAAATGTTGGAAGAGCTGGGTATGCCATGGGATAAGCGTGACAACGCGCGGCGCTGCTCTCTATTCGCTACACATACCGTTGCGTTGGCGTCATCCAGCGACAGCGCTTGGCAAACGGTTGAGACGCTAGGTTTAACACTACTCAGCCACCCGGGCGTATTTGGCCACGGCAAAGTGGATGAAGGCACGCTGTTACTGTTGGAGAGCTTGGAAAGTAGCTTGCCGAAAAAATCGCTTAAGGTGCTGGATATGGGCTGCGGCGACGGCATTATTAGCGCCTGGCTGGCCCAGCGTGGCCACCAGGTGACCGCGGTGGACATTAGCACCTTTGCGGTGGAGGCGTGTAAGCGCACCTTGGCGGCAAATGGGCTAGAGGGGCGGGTGCTCTGCAGCGATGTGTTCAGCGCGCTTGAAGGTGAGCATTTTGATTGGATCGTTAGCAACCCGCCTTTCCATAAAGAGCGTGATATCAGCTATGGCCCCAGCCAGCGTTTGATCAGCGCGGCACCAGAGCATCTCAATGCGGGCGGGCGGTTAATCCTGGTAGCCAATGGCTTTTTGCCCTATCCAGACCACTTGCAGCGGGCGTTTCAGGATTTCCAGACCCTGACGGATAATCGCCGCTTCAAGGTTTATGGTGCGATTAAGTCAGGGCGTTAGAGCTAACGCATAGCTATTTCCTCAAACTTGCCACAATCAGCTGCCGACGTCCTTACCTTTAAAGGCTATGTTTGTTAAGGGCTATGTTTGTTAAGGGCTAGGATGCAAATAAGTAGTCGTTAATTTAACGGTAGTGAGCGGGAGTGATGTAAATGGCAGGAAGTACTCGAAATACGGCGGTATTGGGTAGCGCTGTTCTGCTGGGCGGGCTGTTGGCGCTGGGGTTGGTATGGAGCGGTAGTTATATCAAGGGCGCTGCGGAAGTGTGGCAGCAGTCGTCACGAAGCGTCACGGTACGCGGCTTAGCCGAGCGAGAAGTGCCAGCGGATTTGGTGCTGTGGCCTTTCAACTACAGCGTCAGCGCCAATAGCTTGAGCGATCTTGAGCAGCAGTTATCCAACGACGAACGGGCGATTCGCGATTTCCTGGAGGCGCAAGGGTTTGCCTCGGAGCATGTTAGTTCCACTCCGCCGCGGATTACCGACCAGTTTAGCAATCAGTACGGTGGCCAGCGCCCGGATGAGCGCTACCGCGCGGAAGCGACGCTGCTGCTGCGCTCACCGGATGTTGAGGGTGTCATCGAGGCGATTCCCAATGCGACCTCTCTGGTGCGAGAGGGGGTACTGCTCTCGCCCAGCTACGAATACCGCACGGAGTTTCTATTTACCGGGCTTGACGCGATCAAACCTGAAATGATTGCGGCCGCTACTGCGGATGCCCGCAACGCAGCCCAGCAGTTTGCTGAAGACTCCGGTAGTCAAGTGGGGCAGATTCGTCAGGCGACCCAGGGCTACTTTTCCATCGAGGACTTGGACAGCTACACGCCGCAAACCAAACGTGTTCGTGTTGTCACCACCGTGGACTACGCCTTACAAGATTAGTTCTTCCAGGGTTAGGCGGTGTAATCAATGGTGGTAATGGTATAAAACGTATCACCGTTAGGCGTGAGCACTTTAGCTTCATCACCCACCTGTTTGCCGAGCAGTGCTTTGGCCATGGGGGCATCGATACTGATCCAGCGCTTTTTGGTATCGATTTCGTCGTGGCCAACGATTCTGAGGTGCACCTCACCGCCATTTTCATCCTCAAGGCTGACATAGGCGCCGAAGAACACTTTGCTGGTGTCGGCGGGAAGGCGATCAACGATTTGCAATTCATCCAAACGTTTTGTCAGGTAAGTGATGCGGGCGATAACGCGGTTCAGCTCTTTTTTGTTATAGGTGTAATCGGCATTTTCACTGCGGTCGCCCTGGGCGGCTGCTTCGCCGACCTTGGCAGAAATAGCCGGACGTTTGACCCGCGACAGGTGATCCAAAATAGCGCGCAAGCGAGCCGCCCCTTCTGGGGTAATCAGGTTGCTCTTAGGGGCTTGACGCGGATCTTTGGCTGGATCGCGCCAGCGGGTCATGTTGCGGCCTTTCATTTACCTATTCCCCTTATGTTTCGAGCTATCTACCTTACGTTAATTGCGCGAAGCAACCAAGCAGCATGCTAGTGGTAAATCATTCAAACGTTCGTTACATTTTTTGCTATATTGAGCGAGAGGCCCGCTATGGGTAGGTCTCATGAACGGTTTCAGCAGGACAACAATAATTTAGGAGTAACTATGCGCAGTCTCGCATTTTCAATTAACGCTTTACCACGCTCATTCATCGCCGCCGTTA
This window encodes:
- a CDS encoding TRAP transporter substrate-binding protein — its product is MRLTHLMMASLAIGFTTSLQAADFTFKYAHSQTDEAPRSESMRYFKEALEERSDGRIAVELYFNGTLGKEEDVLQQVQMGLIQGYRGGLFAQANPAYLIYTMPFLFTTPEQAIDVMEGELGQAINEGARESQLHIPVTGVAGGMRQLTNNVRAVNQVDDLRGLKIRTPPLAPTLRAFEALGASPQQVPYTETYMALRTGVVDGQENPPSNIADMKFHEAQEYMSLLNWQIHPDPFFISAQWYDQLPEELQLIVDDVAQETMTRSNEIWLASEANYLETLGEHMSINDIADEHRQGFVDAVVPVWEHFVERGDFSQEQLEQLLALTDQAEVLE
- a CDS encoding HAD family hydrolase → MKHTAAPLCLLFDCDGTLVDSEILLAEVMGEILPEFGLPFSARQYMDEFRGVRFQTIVQTLEKRFQALAEDAFPQLEAGMRARMEARMRAELVAIPGMVAALEQLSSHPKAVVSNGPERKIRCALESTELGHHFADKLFSAYTLNVWKPDPELYRKAAAAMGHAPQQCVVIDDAAVGVEAGLAAGMHVIHLNHFPNEELTPEGAIGIHHASELPAAIARLHF
- a CDS encoding 2-hydroxyacid dehydrogenase; its protein translation is MKKRLVVQGRLSDAQLAELRDLFEVAVLPKTTALDAPENRALLAEAHGIIGSGLAITPQLLDAAPNLNVIATISVGYDNIPVGELTKRGIMLCNTPDVLTETTADTGFALIMTTARRVVELAEWVKADKWQASIGPALFGSDIHGKTLGMVGFGRIGQAVARRGALGFGMRVLYSNASPKPTLEKELGAQRRELNELLAEADFVCVTVPLTAETERLIGAQEFALMKPSSIFINIARGKVVDESALIHALEKGVIQAAGLDVFEQEPLPASSPLPQMPNVVALPHIGSATHETRDAMAQRAVDNIRLALQGERPISLVNEETYQ
- a CDS encoding sugar kinase; amino-acid sequence: MPHPISSPPEILTFGEAMAMFVAETPGGLSSIEHFHRRLAGADNNVAIGLSRLGFHVGWLSRVGTDSFGEFIQAALTAEGIDDRYIHADSEHPTGLLFKERAQDGADPRVEYFRRGSAASHLTIDDARNVDFQALNHLHATGITPALSESACQLSHHLMEQARAHGATISFDPNLRPSLWPSENVMRSTLNELASLADWVLPGLSEGQLLTGQKTPYDIAGYYLDQGASAVIIKLGPEGSYYRGNLDGQEESFTVTGCPVAEVVDTVGAGDGFAVGVISALLDGGTARQAAQRGNLIGAQAIQVVGDMEGLPNRERLQALEAELYPA
- a CDS encoding substrate-binding domain-containing protein, producing MPSISRRSTIIEVARLAGASKTSVSRYFGEERDRLSPSLQARIAHAAGTLGYQPNQMARGLKGGRSKLIGMLVADIRNPFSVAITHGVEQACRQYGYSLVVCNTDNDPGQEHQHLDLLGAYQVEGLVVNASGSPERQLHTFTRQGTPIVLLDREVDHVQAEVVGLDNHLAIDMALEHLCVQGYQAVLYVSEAPERSSTRQRRLSRFHQAAEQRGLHQATLLLATANDKASQQTLSDFLTAQQQHACAVLCGNGNATLAVTRLFQQLGLPLGKVGLMGIDELDWCALVPPGITTLAQPTDVIGKTAVECLMHRIAPHTSALPTTLSFAPTLIERGSTQR
- a CDS encoding HD domain-containing phosphohydrolase translates to MLIDTTTQNTISQIIKSLFNKEHTITIFSKEAAQSIEATAIKVEPDNRKITLEIQYAGLSLSPYLNNDTISFDIETSRHGHDAEEIYNIEHVPAHIIQIGTHTYHLECQLPNSIFSSDNRGALRVPFVLGMHARVYLEVFAHELNIEGKVRNLSVGGCMVDVRLEDSIALAVDQLLPRVTLKFPNGEAFNTQGRIRHMRPFGHHGHAAVGIEFLDMSPASMETLFHYVSEAEFEAALRSGTQHSSRARSKLFIANAQEKKMQHQEEHDQLVSAQHPPLLRGVLEIAQQLQIMLMFMKNKHLLPDEILYECVDSILYMVNHDLKALQYALTYLHDEPEWVRHATQVASQLAMMLISRDPYAYKTREAVAGALLHTMGKPLLISEQLPSLKIHMSPSHAEILKQHVDALSKKLSALDWTPSPTCSDIILNANERLDGSGYPKSIQAEALSDVVRLMSVIKIINKLTHERNGQHPQQPLDAYRWVNSRPEAYEKSLLVEYIQHFGLYPIGSLARFSNGFLAWIVDVDAKGMPCKVDVVKNLAFKDTSIDTVLSSNDFNQIGRLEGTVNPSDYNVSMKKA
- a CDS encoding amidase; translated protein: MHLDEYQQYDAMGLAELIRCREVSQEEVFEAALTAIEKLNPSLNALVRTRYERARQESQKLPTDTLFGGVPTLSKDLLMGLAGEPLAFGSASLSLWCPKEDALLIQRARAAGLVIVGQTATPELGLMGITEPKAYPHPQNPWRAGYSPGGSSGGAASAVAGGIVPMALAGDGGGSIRIPASYCGLFGFKPSRGRVPLAPAHGEVWQGAVIEHAVTRSVRDSAALLEHTNGMAASGPYPVPRETGYVAALSVPPPPLRIAVSLGEPLSRGLGTTLSCDVRLAVEKAAKALAAMGHEVEWCDPPVDGEALADSYLTLYLGHLAADLAWVSQQTGVPVRKLAIEPSTRAIGRLGAKLSARDYELAKRYWHVAAEQMSLFHQRYDAMVMPVTADSAPEIGELYPSEARERMMGLLAIPGLPALALRAGMLKRLAVDALSRTPFTQLANLTGQPAMSVPMHIGTNGLPVGVQVVGRLGEDKQLLQLAAAMEQYDEWQHCLPQQAFRVQAG
- a CDS encoding methyltransferase domain-containing protein, with translation MHPNDKLINSDFKSYELTQAGDRYFDGLADKFSRSLYQAPRGELRLAMLNHLLPQMLTLSHQKALDVGGGLGQQAAWLAERGHRVTMAEPSADMLNYAKTWHRDAKTLPEGAITYLQVPLQQLAQHAPGPWPLITCHAVLEWLGDPQAALTTLSDLLAPGGQLSLMVFNRDALRFSNAVKGNLEKALSDRLAGKGKRQRLTPISPVSHAEIEQWSADNGLVLDAVAGIRVFQDYLRQPPATPAETETLLALEKQYCRHDPHWRLGRYLLYTLIKPEIVE